From Mus musculus strain C57BL/6J chromosome 17, GRCm38.p6 C57BL/6J, the proteins below share one genomic window:
- the Zfp119a gene encoding zinc finger protein 119a isoform X2, translating into MLETYWNLTCIGYKWKDHDNEEYCQNSGRHGRCINCPSAYGKKQCTNLFPRTIRRRYVVTPFVRRGGECDTSLQVLGFPASVGIHQNTDLGEKPSADKESGKPLVCPGSLCTCSVTHTIGECCECNQCGKALSSSCSLQRRDQTHMGKGSDKCEPSSKSLTHPRYLQIQKTAYNEEDLYVWNQCGKSSLQLHRRTHLEMKYSECNQGDKSFAFYNHHQVGRSNTTEKNYEYNQWGKAFSYPSYLQVHETIHTGKSPYECNQCGKTFAYKSHFHKHERIHTGEKPYECNRCGKAFSSNSNLQRHERIHTGEKPYECSQCGKAFAYRNSLHIHERNHTGEKPYKCYQCGKDFASNSNLQIHRRVHSGEKPYKCFECGKHFSCNSHLQMHERIHTGEKPYKCNQCGKTFAYSSSFHMHERTHTGEKPYECNQCGKAFAYCCHLQRHERCHTGEKPYECNQCGKAFAYLSSLHKHERNHTGEKLFECNQCGKVFACLSTLQEHKRIHTDKIPKETNK; encoded by the exons atgctggaaACCTACTGGAACCTTACTTGTATAG GCTACAAATGGAAAGACCACGATAATGAAGAATATTGTCAAAATTCTGGAAgacatggaag GTGTATCAACTGTCCCTCTGCATATGGAAAGAAGCAGTGTACCAATCTCTTTCCTAGAACAATTAGAAGAAGATATGTAGTCACCCCCTTTGTGAGAAGAGGAGGTGAATGTGATACAAGTTTACAAGTACTTGGTTTTCCAGCCTCAGTGGGAATACATCAAAATACTGACCTTGGAGAAAAGCCCTCTGCGGACAAAGAAAGTGGAAAACCTCTTGTCTGTCCTGGTTCACTTTGCACATGTAGTGTGACTCACACTATAGGAGAATGTTGTGAATgcaatcagtgtggtaaagctctGAGTTCTTCCTGTTCTCTTCAGAGACGTGACCAAACTCATATGGGAAAAGGAAGTGATAAATGTGAGCCAAGTAGTAAAAGCTTAACCCATCCCAGGTATCTTCAAATACAGAAGACGGCCTATAATGAAGAGGACCTCTATGTGTGGAATCAATGTGGTAAATCCTCTTTACAGCTACACCGAAGAACTCATTTGGAAATGAAATACTCTGAATGTAATCAAGGAGATAAATCCTTTGCATTTTACAATCATCATCAAGTAGGTAGAAGTAAtactacagaaaaaaattatgagtATAACCAATGGGGTAAAGCTTTTTCGTATCCCAGTTATCTTCAAGTTCATGAAACAATTCATACTGGAAAGAgtccctatgaatgtaatcaatgtgggaaaaCCTTTGCATATAAAAGTCATTTTCACaagcatgaaagaattcatactggagagaaaccctatgaatgtaatcgaTGTGGTAAAGCATTTTCATCTAACAGTAATcttcaaaggcatgaaagaattcatactggagaaaaaccctatgaatgtagtcagtgtggtaaagcctttgcatatcgcAATAGTCttcacattcatgaaagaaatcatactggagagaaaccttataaatgttaTCAGTGTGGAAAAGACTTTGCAAGTAACAGTAATCTTCAAATACACAGAAGAGTTCATAGtggagagaagccctataaaTGTTTTGAATGTGGTAAACATTTTTCATGTAACAGTCACCTTCAAatgcatgaaagaattcatactggagaaaaaccctataaatgtaatcaatgtgggaaaaCCTTTGCATATAGCAGTAGTTTTCACATGCATGAAAGAACTCATACTggtgagaaaccttatgaatgtaatcagtgtggtaaagcctttgcatattgCTGCCATCTTCAAAGGCATGAAAGGtgtcatactggagaaaaaccctatgaatgtaatcagtgtggtaaagcctttgcatatctcAGTAGTCTTCACAAGCATGAAAGaaatcatactggagagaaactctttgaatgtaatcaatgtggcaaaGTCTTTGCATGTCTCAGTACTCTTCAAGAGCACAAAAGAATTCATACTGACAAAATCCCCAAGGAAACTAATAAATGA
- the Zfp119a gene encoding zinc finger protein 119a isoform X1, translating to MLSAMMIMDWISETDAVTYEDVHVNFSREEWVLLDPSQKSLYKDVMLETYWNLTCIGYKWKDHDNEEYCQNSGRHGRCINCPSAYGKKQCTNLFPRTIRRRYVVTPFVRRGGECDTSLQVLGFPASVGIHQNTDLGEKPSADKESGKPLVCPGSLCTCSVTHTIGECCECNQCGKALSSSCSLQRRDQTHMGKGSDKCEPSSKSLTHPRYLQIQKTAYNEEDLYVWNQCGKSSLQLHRRTHLEMKYSECNQGDKSFAFYNHHQVGRSNTTEKNYEYNQWGKAFSYPSYLQVHETIHTGKSPYECNQCGKTFAYKSHFHKHERIHTGEKPYECNRCGKAFSSNSNLQRHERIHTGEKPYECSQCGKAFAYRNSLHIHERNHTGEKPYKCYQCGKDFASNSNLQIHRRVHSGEKPYKCFECGKHFSCNSHLQMHERIHTGEKPYKCNQCGKTFAYSSSFHMHERTHTGEKPYECNQCGKAFAYCCHLQRHERCHTGEKPYECNQCGKAFAYLSSLHKHERNHTGEKLFECNQCGKVFACLSTLQEHKRIHTDKIPKETNK from the exons atgctttctgccatgatgataatggactggatctctgaaact GATGCAGTGACCTATGaggatgtgcatgtgaacttctcTCGGGAAGAGTGGGttttgctggatccttctcagaagagtctctacaaagatgtgatgctggaaACCTACTGGAACCTTACTTGTATAG GCTACAAATGGAAAGACCACGATAATGAAGAATATTGTCAAAATTCTGGAAgacatggaag GTGTATCAACTGTCCCTCTGCATATGGAAAGAAGCAGTGTACCAATCTCTTTCCTAGAACAATTAGAAGAAGATATGTAGTCACCCCCTTTGTGAGAAGAGGAGGTGAATGTGATACAAGTTTACAAGTACTTGGTTTTCCAGCCTCAGTGGGAATACATCAAAATACTGACCTTGGAGAAAAGCCCTCTGCGGACAAAGAAAGTGGAAAACCTCTTGTCTGTCCTGGTTCACTTTGCACATGTAGTGTGACTCACACTATAGGAGAATGTTGTGAATgcaatcagtgtggtaaagctctGAGTTCTTCCTGTTCTCTTCAGAGACGTGACCAAACTCATATGGGAAAAGGAAGTGATAAATGTGAGCCAAGTAGTAAAAGCTTAACCCATCCCAGGTATCTTCAAATACAGAAGACGGCCTATAATGAAGAGGACCTCTATGTGTGGAATCAATGTGGTAAATCCTCTTTACAGCTACACCGAAGAACTCATTTGGAAATGAAATACTCTGAATGTAATCAAGGAGATAAATCCTTTGCATTTTACAATCATCATCAAGTAGGTAGAAGTAAtactacagaaaaaaattatgagtATAACCAATGGGGTAAAGCTTTTTCGTATCCCAGTTATCTTCAAGTTCATGAAACAATTCATACTGGAAAGAgtccctatgaatgtaatcaatgtgggaaaaCCTTTGCATATAAAAGTCATTTTCACaagcatgaaagaattcatactggagagaaaccctatgaatgtaatcgaTGTGGTAAAGCATTTTCATCTAACAGTAATcttcaaaggcatgaaagaattcatactggagaaaaaccctatgaatgtagtcagtgtggtaaagcctttgcatatcgcAATAGTCttcacattcatgaaagaaatcatactggagagaaaccttataaatgttaTCAGTGTGGAAAAGACTTTGCAAGTAACAGTAATCTTCAAATACACAGAAGAGTTCATAGtggagagaagccctataaaTGTTTTGAATGTGGTAAACATTTTTCATGTAACAGTCACCTTCAAatgcatgaaagaattcatactggagaaaaaccctataaatgtaatcaatgtgggaaaaCCTTTGCATATAGCAGTAGTTTTCACATGCATGAAAGAACTCATACTggtgagaaaccttatgaatgtaatcagtgtggtaaagcctttgcatattgCTGCCATCTTCAAAGGCATGAAAGGtgtcatactggagaaaaaccctatgaatgtaatcagtgtggtaaagcctttgcatatctcAGTAGTCTTCACAAGCATGAAAGaaatcatactggagagaaactctttgaatgtaatcaatgtggcaaaGTCTTTGCATGTCTCAGTACTCTTCAAGAGCACAAAAGAATTCATACTGACAAAATCCCCAAGGAAACTAATAAATGA
- the Zfp119a gene encoding zinc finger protein 119a isoform X3, with protein MGKGSDKCEPSSKSLTHPRYLQIQKTAYNEEDLYVWNQCGKSSLQLHRRTHLEMKYSECNQGDKSFAFYNHHQVGRSNTTEKNYEYNQWGKAFSYPSYLQVHETIHTGKSPYECNQCGKTFAYKSHFHKHERIHTGEKPYECNRCGKAFSSNSNLQRHERIHTGEKPYECSQCGKAFAYRNSLHIHERNHTGEKPYKCYQCGKDFASNSNLQIHRRVHSGEKPYKCFECGKHFSCNSHLQMHERIHTGEKPYKCNQCGKTFAYSSSFHMHERTHTGEKPYECNQCGKAFAYCCHLQRHERCHTGEKPYECNQCGKAFAYLSSLHKHERNHTGEKLFECNQCGKVFACLSTLQEHKRIHTDKIPKETNK; from the coding sequence ATGGGAAAAGGAAGTGATAAATGTGAGCCAAGTAGTAAAAGCTTAACCCATCCCAGGTATCTTCAAATACAGAAGACGGCCTATAATGAAGAGGACCTCTATGTGTGGAATCAATGTGGTAAATCCTCTTTACAGCTACACCGAAGAACTCATTTGGAAATGAAATACTCTGAATGTAATCAAGGAGATAAATCCTTTGCATTTTACAATCATCATCAAGTAGGTAGAAGTAAtactacagaaaaaaattatgagtATAACCAATGGGGTAAAGCTTTTTCGTATCCCAGTTATCTTCAAGTTCATGAAACAATTCATACTGGAAAGAgtccctatgaatgtaatcaatgtgggaaaaCCTTTGCATATAAAAGTCATTTTCACaagcatgaaagaattcatactggagagaaaccctatgaatgtaatcgaTGTGGTAAAGCATTTTCATCTAACAGTAATcttcaaaggcatgaaagaattcatactggagaaaaaccctatgaatgtagtcagtgtggtaaagcctttgcatatcgcAATAGTCttcacattcatgaaagaaatcatactggagagaaaccttataaatgttaTCAGTGTGGAAAAGACTTTGCAAGTAACAGTAATCTTCAAATACACAGAAGAGTTCATAGtggagagaagccctataaaTGTTTTGAATGTGGTAAACATTTTTCATGTAACAGTCACCTTCAAatgcatgaaagaattcatactggagaaaaaccctataaatgtaatcaatgtgggaaaaCCTTTGCATATAGCAGTAGTTTTCACATGCATGAAAGAACTCATACTggtgagaaaccttatgaatgtaatcagtgtggtaaagcctttgcatattgCTGCCATCTTCAAAGGCATGAAAGGtgtcatactggagaaaaaccctatgaatgtaatcagtgtggtaaagcctttgcatatctcAGTAGTCTTCACAAGCATGAAAGaaatcatactggagagaaactctttgaatgtaatcaatgtggcaaaGTCTTTGCATGTCTCAGTACTCTTCAAGAGCACAAAAGAATTCATACTGACAAAATCCCCAAGGAAACTAATAAATGA
- the Zfp119a gene encoding zinc finger protein 119a has protein sequence MDAVTYEDVHVNFSREEWVLLDPSQKSLYKDVMLETYWNLTCIGYKWKDHDNEEYCQNSGRHGRCINCPSAYGKKQCTNLFPRTIRRRYVVTPFVRRGGECDTSLQVLGFPASVGIHQNTDLGEKPSADKESGKPLVCPGSLCTCSVTHTIGECCECNQCGKALSSSCSLQRRDQTHMGKGSDKCEPSSKSLTHPRYLQIQKTAYNEEDLYVWNQCGKSSLQLHRRTHLEMKYSECNQGDKSFAFYNHHQVGRSNTTEKNYEYNQWGKAFSYPSYLQVHETIHTGKSPYECNQCGKTFAYKSHFHKHERIHTGEKPYECNRCGKAFSSNSNLQRHERIHTGEKPYECSQCGKAFAYRNSLHIHERNHTGEKPYKCYQCGKDFASNSNLQIHRRVHSGEKPYKCFECGKHFSCNSHLQMHERIHTGEKPYKCNQCGKTFAYSSSFHMHERTHTGEKPYECNQCGKAFAYCCHLQRHERCHTGEKPYECNQCGKAFAYLSSLHKHERNHTGEKLFECNQCGKVFACLSTLQEHKRIHTDKIPKETNK, from the exons ATG GATGCAGTGACCTATGaggatgtgcatgtgaacttctcTCGGGAAGAGTGGGttttgctggatccttctcagaagagtctctacaaagatgtgatgctggaaACCTACTGGAACCTTACTTGTATAG GCTACAAATGGAAAGACCACGATAATGAAGAATATTGTCAAAATTCTGGAAgacatggaag GTGTATCAACTGTCCCTCTGCATATGGAAAGAAGCAGTGTACCAATCTCTTTCCTAGAACAATTAGAAGAAGATATGTAGTCACCCCCTTTGTGAGAAGAGGAGGTGAATGTGATACAAGTTTACAAGTACTTGGTTTTCCAGCCTCAGTGGGAATACATCAAAATACTGACCTTGGAGAAAAGCCCTCTGCGGACAAAGAAAGTGGAAAACCTCTTGTCTGTCCTGGTTCACTTTGCACATGTAGTGTGACTCACACTATAGGAGAATGTTGTGAATgcaatcagtgtggtaaagctctGAGTTCTTCCTGTTCTCTTCAGAGACGTGACCAAACTCATATGGGAAAAGGAAGTGATAAATGTGAGCCAAGTAGTAAAAGCTTAACCCATCCCAGGTATCTTCAAATACAGAAGACGGCCTATAATGAAGAGGACCTCTATGTGTGGAATCAATGTGGTAAATCCTCTTTACAGCTACACCGAAGAACTCATTTGGAAATGAAATACTCTGAATGTAATCAAGGAGATAAATCCTTTGCATTTTACAATCATCATCAAGTAGGTAGAAGTAAtactacagaaaaaaattatgagtATAACCAATGGGGTAAAGCTTTTTCGTATCCCAGTTATCTTCAAGTTCATGAAACAATTCATACTGGAAAGAgtccctatgaatgtaatcaatgtgggaaaaCCTTTGCATATAAAAGTCATTTTCACaagcatgaaagaattcatactggagagaaaccctatgaatgtaatcgaTGTGGTAAAGCATTTTCATCTAACAGTAATcttcaaaggcatgaaagaattcatactggagaaaaaccctatgaatgtagtcagtgtggtaaagcctttgcatatcgcAATAGTCttcacattcatgaaagaaatcatactggagagaaaccttataaatgttaTCAGTGTGGAAAAGACTTTGCAAGTAACAGTAATCTTCAAATACACAGAAGAGTTCATAGtggagagaagccctataaaTGTTTTGAATGTGGTAAACATTTTTCATGTAACAGTCACCTTCAAatgcatgaaagaattcatactggagaaaaaccctataaatgtaatcaatgtgggaaaaCCTTTGCATATAGCAGTAGTTTTCACATGCATGAAAGAACTCATACTggtgagaaaccttatgaatgtaatcagtgtggtaaagcctttgcatattgCTGCCATCTTCAAAGGCATGAAAGGtgtcatactggagaaaaaccctatgaatgtaatcagtgtggtaaagcctttgcatatctcAGTAGTCTTCACAAGCATGAAAGaaatcatactggagagaaactctttgaatgtaatcaatgtggcaaaGTCTTTGCATGTCTCAGTACTCTTCAAGAGCACAAAAGAATTCATACTGACAAAATCCCCAAGGAAACTAATAAATGA